The Vulcanimicrobium alpinum sequence AGACCGCGAAGACGGCGAGCGCCGCGACGACGAACGCGACGTACAAGTGGACGGTGAGCAGCGACATGGCGGCGCCCTTCGCCGGAGGGAGAGGCCGCTCCGTCGCGGAGGCGGAAGCACGGTGAGGACGTGCACGACGAAAAAGTAGTCGCCGCCCGGCGCCTCCGGCGCGACAGCTCCGAAACGCTGCTCGGTTATGCCGAAGCGCTCGCTCGCGTCGCCGCGGGCGGCGGCGGTGCGCAAGCGCTGGCCGCACACCTTGCCGCGACGATCGACGCTGCCGTGCTGATCGAAGACACCCAGTGGCGCCATCTCGCGGTAGCGGGGACGTCGGAACGCGCGATTCCGCCCTCAGTGCGCGATCTGTTGCCGAAGGACACCGACGTCGACGACGGCGTCCGCCTCGCGCCGCCGGCCGACGCGCGCGCTCGCGCGTTCCCGGTGCGCGCCGGCGAGACGCGGCTGGGCTGGATCTCCGTGTTTCCGGCGGGGACGCGCGCGCTCGACGAACACGCGGGGCTCGTGCGGCTCACCGCGGCGCAGATCGCGGTCGAGCTCTCGCGCGATTCCGGCGGCGGACGCGGGCGGCGGCGCGGCTTCTGGGACCGGCTTCTCGCGCGCGCGTACGAAGATCCGCTCGAAGCACGGGAAGACGCGCAGGCGCGCGGGATCGCGCTGGCGCCCGGCTACGTCGCCGTCGCGGTCGAAGGCGAAGGGCTCGATGAAGCGGTCGCCTCGCAGAAGAATGCGGAGATCCGCCGCGTCTGTCTCGACACGCTCGGCTCGCGCACCGGCGAGGTGATCGTGATCGAGCGCGGCGGCGGCTTCTTCTTCCTCGTCCCGGCACCGCTCGAGGTCGACGCCGCGAACGCGCGCACGGCCGCGACGCTGATCCCGCGCGGGATCGTGCGCGCCGGCCTCGACGTGAAGGTCGTCGGCGGCGTCGGCCGCCACGCCGAGATGATCTCGGTCGCGCAGAGCGTCGACGAATCGCGCGAGGCGATGATCATCGCACGCCGCATGTTCGGCGGCGGCCGCGTGATGCCGTACGACGACTTGGGCGTCTACCCGCTGCTGCATCGCACCGGCGCGACGCGCGAGGATTGGCGCGCCTTCGCGACGCGGGTTCTCGAGCCGCTGCGCGCGTACGACGAGAAGCACCAAACCGAACTGGTCCGCACGCTGAAGCTCTTCTTCGACGTCGGGCAAAACATCAAGGAGGCCGCGGCGCGGTTGAACGTGCACCGACACACCGTCTTCTATCGACTGCGCCAGATCGGCGAGATCGGCCGGCTCGATCTCGACTCGCCGCACGACCAACTGACCGTTCGCGCCGCCCTCGCGGTCGACGCTCTGGACGCGTAGTGCTCACGAGCGTGAAAGATGCGGCGGCGGCCCGGCGAGCGGTGCTCGCGACGGCGAAGGAACGCGGCGTGCGCTGGGTGCGGCTCGCGTTCGTCGACGTGCTCGGGATTCAGAAGAGCGTCTCGATCCCGGTTGGCGAACTCGAGGACGCGTTCAACGGCAAGGTGACCTTCGACGGCGGCTCGATCGACGGGTTCGTCCGCGGCGAAGAAGTCGACATGGTGCTGCGTCCCGATCCGGCGACGTTCACCGTGCTCCCCTGGAACGACGACGGTCAGACCGAGGCGCGGATCCTGTGCGACATCCAGATGCCCGACGGCACGCCGTTCGAAGGGTGCGCGCGCACCACGCTCAAGCGCGTCCTCGAAGACGCCGGCGACGTCGTGCAGCGCGTGCAGGCGGCACTCGAGGTCGAATACTATCTCTTCGAACTCGACGCCGAGGGTGCGCCGACGACGCGCACGACCGACGCGGGCAGCTACTTCGATTTCTCCGCCGGCGATCGCGGTCAGGAAGCGCGCCTCGCGACCAGCATCGCGCTCGAGGCGATGGGGATTCCGATCACCAGCGCCCATCACGAACACGGCGCCGGCCAGCACGAACTGGATCTTTCCGCGGGCGGCGTGCTGACGATGGCGGACCGGCTCGTCACGGTGCGCGGTGTCGTTCGCCGGATCGCCCAGCGCCACGGGCTGCACGCGACGTTCATGCCGAAGCCGCTCGAAGACTCGGCCGGCAGCGGGCTGCACATCTACTTCGCGCTCGGCGAGGTCGACGAAGTGGTCCGCCTGCATGCGATCTCGGGGCTGCTCGACCACGCGCCGGCCTACACCGCCGTCTGCAATCCGACGGTGAACTCGTACAAGCGGCTCGTCGCGGCGTGGGACGCGCCGGTGTATACGGTGTGGTCGCATCGCAGCGCCAACGCGCTGGTGCGCGTCCCGCCGTCGTTCGGCGGCGAACCGCCGCTGCTCGAAGTCCGCAGTCCCGACGCGTCGTGCAATCCGTATCTCGCGATGGCGGTGCTGGTCGAAGCGCTCGCCGAAGGGATCCGCGCGCGCTCGCTTCCCGGCGATCCGTTCACCGGCTCGACGTACGAACTCTCCGAGCGCTACCGCAGCGATCACGGGATCAAGCTGCTGCCGAAATCGCTGCGTCAGGCGATCGCCGCGCTCGACGCGGATCTGGTGATCCGCGGTGCGCTCGGCGACCACATCTATCACGCCTT is a genomic window containing:
- a CDS encoding PucR family transcriptional regulator, translated to MHDEKVVAARRLRRDSSETLLGYAEALARVAAGGGGAQALAAHLAATIDAAVLIEDTQWRHLAVAGTSERAIPPSVRDLLPKDTDVDDGVRLAPPADARARAFPVRAGETRLGWISVFPAGTRALDEHAGLVRLTAAQIAVELSRDSGGGRGRRRGFWDRLLARAYEDPLEAREDAQARGIALAPGYVAVAVEGEGLDEAVASQKNAEIRRVCLDTLGSRTGEVIVIERGGGFFFLVPAPLEVDAANARTAATLIPRGIVRAGLDVKVVGGVGRHAEMISVAQSVDESREAMIIARRMFGGGRVMPYDDLGVYPLLHRTGATREDWRAFATRVLEPLRAYDEKHQTELVRTLKLFFDVGQNIKEAAARLNVHRHTVFYRLRQIGEIGRLDLDSPHDQLTVRAALAVDALDA
- a CDS encoding glutamine synthetase family protein — encoded protein: MLTSVKDAAAARRAVLATAKERGVRWVRLAFVDVLGIQKSVSIPVGELEDAFNGKVTFDGGSIDGFVRGEEVDMVLRPDPATFTVLPWNDDGQTEARILCDIQMPDGTPFEGCARTTLKRVLEDAGDVVQRVQAALEVEYYLFELDAEGAPTTRTTDAGSYFDFSAGDRGQEARLATSIALEAMGIPITSAHHEHGAGQHELDLSAGGVLTMADRLVTVRGVVRRIAQRHGLHATFMPKPLEDSAGSGLHIYFALGEVDEVVRLHAISGLLDHAPAYTAVCNPTVNSYKRLVAAWDAPVYTVWSHRSANALVRVPPSFGGEPPLLEVRSPDASCNPYLAMAVLVEALAEGIRARSLPGDPFTGSTYELSERYRSDHGIKLLPKSLRQAIAALDADLVIRGALGDHIYHAFRDAKLAEYERYRRAVHPWERDAYLRVF